In Deltaproteobacteria bacterium, the following proteins share a genomic window:
- a CDS encoding YdiU family protein: protein MRKLHELEFDNTYSRLPEEFYQPVNPTPFETPHLVSFNPDAASLIGLDPSVVYDPEFVDYFSGKRLIPGSRPIAMYYTGHQFGVYNPDIGDGRAILLGEVRNSKGEKWDLHLKGAGRTKYARVFDGRAVLRSTVREYLCSQAMHGLGIPTTRALCIIGSSERVERETPETGAMMLRVAETHVRFGSFEAFYYEDKHEHVKLLADYVIENHFPRFVEEDDKYALFLGEVVGRTAGLIALWQACGFTHGVMNTDNMSITGLTIDYGPFGFVEEYDPGYIPNHSDHFGRYSFSNQPAIALWNLRKLAKSLSALMPREISQEILESFKKRYGESYFEIMRRKLGFEEIMPEDGELIQELLNLLEEGRADYTNFFRSLSGFSAEGFGGVKDTAGIFKNEARFEKWSASYKKRLRAENSSDAERKKMMDSVNPKYILRNYLAEQAIRKAEQERDYTEIALLHNLLKNPFSEQPELERYSEPAPEWARSLVISCSS, encoded by the coding sequence ATGCGAAAATTACACGAGCTTGAATTCGACAATACATACAGCAGGCTGCCGGAAGAGTTTTATCAGCCGGTGAACCCCACGCCGTTTGAGACCCCTCATCTCGTGAGTTTCAATCCGGACGCGGCGTCATTAATCGGGCTCGACCCGTCGGTGGTGTATGATCCGGAGTTTGTCGATTACTTCTCCGGTAAAAGATTAATCCCTGGGTCACGACCCATAGCGATGTACTACACAGGGCATCAGTTCGGCGTATACAATCCCGATATCGGGGACGGAAGGGCGATACTTCTCGGCGAGGTAAGGAATTCAAAAGGGGAGAAATGGGACCTTCATTTAAAGGGTGCGGGAAGAACGAAATACGCACGGGTCTTTGACGGAAGAGCGGTTTTAAGATCGACCGTGAGGGAGTATCTTTGCTCGCAGGCGATGCACGGTCTCGGTATTCCGACAACGCGGGCGCTCTGTATCATAGGGAGCAGCGAAAGGGTGGAGCGCGAGACTCCCGAGACCGGGGCAATGATGCTCAGGGTAGCGGAAACCCACGTCCGTTTCGGCTCTTTCGAGGCATTTTACTACGAGGACAAACACGAGCATGTAAAACTGCTCGCTGACTATGTCATAGAAAATCATTTCCCCCGATTTGTAGAAGAAGATGATAAATATGCTCTCTTTCTGGGTGAAGTGGTCGGAAGAACCGCCGGGCTGATCGCGCTCTGGCAGGCCTGCGGTTTCACCCACGGTGTAATGAACACGGATAATATGTCCATAACCGGACTCACTATCGACTACGGCCCCTTCGGGTTCGTAGAGGAGTACGATCCCGGCTACATACCCAATCACTCTGATCATTTCGGCAGATACTCATTTTCCAATCAGCCGGCCATCGCGCTATGGAATCTGAGGAAGCTGGCCAAATCTTTAAGCGCTCTTATGCCGCGTGAGATATCCCAGGAAATTCTTGAATCTTTCAAGAAACGCTACGGGGAGAGTTACTTTGAAATTATGCGTAGAAAGCTCGGGTTTGAGGAGATTATGCCTGAGGACGGCGAATTGATACAGGAGCTGCTTAATTTGCTTGAGGAGGGCAGAGCAGACTATACGAATTTTTTCAGGAGTCTCAGCGGGTTTTCAGCAGAGGGCTTCGGAGGCGTTAAAGATACTGCCGGGATATTTAAAAACGAGGCGCGATTTGAAAAATGGAGCGCGTCTTATAAAAAGCGTTTGAGAGCGGAGAATAGCAGTGACGCCGAGCGAAAGAAGATGATGGATTCAGTTAATCCGAAATACATTCTCCGAAATTATCTTGCTGAGCAGGCGATAAGAAAAGCAGAGCAGGAGCGGGATTACACGGAAATCGCGCTCCTTCATAATTTACTCAAGAATCCATTCAGCGAGCAGCCGGAGTTGGAACGGTACTCGGAACCCGCTCCCGAGTGGGCGCGTAGCCTCGTGATAAGCTGCTCTTCTTAA
- a CDS encoding UvrD-helicase domain-containing protein: MSSGSQDKLNPSQSEAVKHAGGPLLVLAGAGSGKTKIITERIAYLINNQQVSPSNILTVTFTNKAANEMKQRVSRLIDNRSVNLWIGTFHSICVKILKREIENLDGFKNNFIIYDESDQIKLIKECMARLNIGERAFEPRSVRSKIDGAKNRGVSPGELGANIYDDRISKIYDLYEQELRKLNALDFGDLLYVTVNLFEKKPEVLSKYQGLFKHVLVDEYQDTNHMQYKLVELLSRRHKNIFVVGDDNQSIYGWRGADITNILNFERDYPDARIVKLEKNYRSTKTILQAANQLILKNRRRHDKNLWTENPEGEQLVYYEARDERDEAKYVVSQIVSEISKSGYSYKDIAVFFRTNNQSRLLEEEFLRRNVPYTIVGGIGFYQRAEIKDVMAFLKVIANPLDNISLRRIINVPPRGIGKGTVDKLEEISREEGVSLFDSMRTALRNEALPKRASANLERFLKLMDELIGFGEKREIGKLLDFVLQKTGYLEILEREEERRENVGEILNLAAEFENEEEDASLHNFLDWVSLASDVDRFNDKDDRVALMTLHSAKGLEFPVTFIIGMEENLIPHFNSAKNGEIEEERRLFYVGLTRAKEKVYLTSASKRRVFGKEERPAPSRFISEIPNDLLIWNNYYSGLYKEVGKRAYHQQKLIKSEAGVTQKSTNAKNGGRYRIGQIIDHPSFGQGVVKRVEGTGGSAKVTISFPGYGIKKIIASYLEG; this comes from the coding sequence ATGTCATCCGGAAGTCAGGATAAACTCAACCCCTCTCAGTCAGAGGCCGTTAAACATGCGGGCGGCCCACTGCTCGTTCTCGCGGGCGCGGGTTCGGGAAAAACAAAAATTATCACCGAAAGAATCGCCTATCTGATCAATAATCAACAAGTAAGCCCCTCCAATATACTGACCGTAACATTTACTAATAAAGCTGCGAACGAGATGAAGCAAAGGGTGAGCCGGCTGATCGATAACCGGTCCGTAAACTTGTGGATAGGAACCTTTCACAGCATATGCGTCAAAATTTTAAAGAGAGAAATAGAGAATCTCGATGGTTTCAAAAATAATTTCATAATCTACGACGAGAGCGATCAAATAAAGCTGATAAAGGAATGCATGGCCAGGCTGAATATCGGTGAGCGCGCATTCGAACCGAGGTCGGTAAGGTCAAAGATAGACGGCGCGAAGAACAGGGGAGTGAGCCCGGGAGAGCTTGGCGCGAATATATACGACGACAGAATCTCGAAGATATACGACCTCTACGAACAGGAATTAAGAAAGCTGAACGCTCTTGACTTCGGAGACCTGCTTTATGTTACGGTAAACCTGTTCGAGAAAAAGCCGGAAGTTCTGAGCAAATATCAGGGGCTTTTCAAGCATGTCCTGGTCGACGAATACCAGGACACGAACCATATGCAGTACAAATTGGTGGAGCTGCTTTCGAGGAGGCATAAAAATATTTTTGTCGTCGGGGACGACAATCAGTCGATATACGGCTGGAGGGGCGCCGACATAACGAACATATTAAACTTCGAGAGAGATTATCCGGACGCCAGAATAGTAAAACTCGAAAAGAACTACAGGTCTACAAAAACCATCCTACAGGCCGCAAATCAGCTGATTCTAAAGAATAGACGCAGACACGACAAGAACCTTTGGACAGAGAACCCGGAGGGAGAACAGCTGGTTTATTACGAAGCGAGGGACGAGCGGGATGAGGCAAAATACGTGGTCTCACAGATAGTGTCCGAAATTTCAAAGTCGGGATATTCATACAAGGACATAGCCGTATTTTTCAGGACGAACAACCAGTCGAGACTCTTAGAGGAAGAGTTCCTCCGGCGGAACGTCCCCTATACGATAGTAGGCGGAATCGGCTTTTACCAGAGAGCCGAAATTAAAGACGTGATGGCGTTTCTCAAGGTGATCGCGAACCCGCTTGACAATATAAGCCTTAGGAGGATTATAAACGTCCCGCCCCGGGGTATCGGAAAGGGGACAGTCGATAAATTAGAGGAAATTTCCAGAGAAGAAGGCGTCTCGTTATTCGACTCCATGCGGACAGCTCTCAGAAACGAAGCTCTGCCTAAAAGAGCGTCCGCAAACCTCGAAAGATTCCTGAAACTAATGGATGAGCTGATTGGATTCGGCGAGAAGCGCGAAATAGGAAAGCTCCTGGATTTCGTGCTTCAGAAAACTGGCTATCTGGAAATTCTGGAAAGGGAAGAGGAGAGAAGGGAGAACGTGGGAGAAATACTGAACCTGGCCGCGGAATTCGAAAATGAAGAAGAGGACGCCTCTCTCCATAACTTTCTGGACTGGGTTTCGCTCGCAAGCGACGTAGACAGGTTTAACGATAAAGACGACAGGGTAGCGCTTATGACTCTCCACTCCGCAAAGGGACTCGAATTTCCCGTGACTTTTATAATCGGGATGGAAGAGAACCTCATTCCTCATTTTAATTCAGCTAAAAACGGAGAAATAGAAGAGGAGAGGAGGCTTTTCTACGTGGGCCTCACGCGCGCCAAGGAAAAAGTGTATCTTACAAGCGCCTCAAAAAGGAGGGTCTTCGGAAAAGAGGAGAGACCGGCGCCTTCCCGGTTTATTAGCGAAATTCCAAACGATCTTTTAATCTGGAATAACTATTACTCAGGACTGTATAAGGAAGTCGGTAAACGAGCATACCACCAACAAAAGCTGATAAAATCCGAGGCGGGGGTTACTCAAAAATCCACCAATGCCAAAAACGGCGGAAGATACAGGATCGGGCAAATTATAGATCATCCGTCATTCGGGCAGGGGGTAGTAAAGAGAGTCGAGGGTACGGGCGGGAGTGCGAAAGTCACGATCTCCTTTCCCGGTTATGGAATAAAAAAGATTATAGCAAGTTATCTGGAAGGGTGA
- the thrS gene encoding threonine--tRNA ligase: MEEVQISLPDGAEKTFPKGTAVGEIINSLGMENSTVGAKVNGELVDFWFEIKTDSSVYPVKTGSEEGLALIRHTAAHIMAEAVQSLFPEAKVTIGPVIENGFYYDFEYSRGFTPEDLEKIEMRMKEIVGEKKPLVRKKVSRESAIGVFENEGENYKVEIIKDLPSGEEITIYEQGEWHDLCRGPHAPSTAHVKAFKLLSTAGAYWRGDERNPMLQRIYGTAFWNNKELKQYLNKLEEAKKRDHRKLGRELDLFSIQDETGAGLVLWHPKGSRIRRVIEDFWREQHERYGYELLYTPHIAKIDLWKTSGHLDFYNENMYPRMEVDNTEYQIKPMNCPFHIMIYKTAIRSYRDLPLRWAEIGTVYRYERSGVLHGLLRVRGFSQDDAHIFCRPDQIEEEVIGVLDLTVLFLKTFGFDDYEIYLSTMPEKFVGTEEGWDRATAALKNALEAKGIDYEIDEGGGAFYGPKIDIKIKDVLGRAWQCSTVQVDFNLPDRFDMSFIGEDNSRHRTIMIHRAIFGSMERFFGVLIEHYGGAFPVWLSPVQVRIATIGDEQAPYAEEIYKVLRGRDIRAEKDIRNEKLGLKVREAQLEKIPYLLVVGKKEMESGTVAPRKLGGENISPMKVEEFVSHIENELDPQTWREVEQR, encoded by the coding sequence ATGGAAGAAGTACAGATCAGCCTTCCCGACGGAGCGGAGAAAACCTTTCCCAAAGGCACCGCCGTCGGGGAAATCATAAATTCTTTAGGTATGGAGAACAGTACCGTTGGCGCGAAGGTAAACGGGGAGCTTGTAGATTTCTGGTTTGAGATCAAGACTGATTCCTCTGTATATCCAGTTAAAACGGGTTCCGAAGAGGGTCTCGCGCTCATAAGGCATACAGCGGCCCATATAATGGCCGAAGCCGTTCAGTCCCTGTTCCCCGAAGCCAAGGTAACAATAGGACCTGTTATAGAGAACGGATTTTATTACGACTTTGAATATTCCCGCGGTTTTACCCCTGAAGATCTGGAAAAAATAGAAATGAGGATGAAAGAGATAGTCGGGGAGAAAAAACCGCTCGTCAGGAAAAAGGTCTCCAGAGAAAGCGCGATCGGTGTATTTGAGAATGAGGGGGAAAACTACAAAGTCGAGATAATAAAGGACCTTCCGTCAGGTGAGGAGATTACCATCTACGAGCAGGGAGAGTGGCATGACCTCTGCAGGGGCCCTCACGCGCCGTCCACGGCTCATGTCAAGGCCTTTAAGCTCCTCAGCACTGCGGGCGCTTACTGGAGAGGGGACGAAAGGAACCCCATGCTCCAGCGTATATACGGCACCGCTTTCTGGAATAATAAGGAATTAAAACAGTATCTTAACAAGCTTGAGGAGGCTAAAAAACGGGACCATCGCAAACTGGGCAGGGAGCTCGATCTCTTCTCTATTCAGGACGAGACGGGCGCCGGGCTTGTTCTCTGGCACCCCAAAGGCTCGAGAATAAGGCGTGTGATCGAGGATTTCTGGCGCGAACAGCACGAGCGTTACGGTTACGAGCTGCTCTACACCCCTCACATAGCAAAAATAGACCTGTGGAAAACCAGCGGACACCTCGATTTCTACAATGAGAACATGTACCCCCGCATGGAAGTCGACAATACCGAATATCAGATAAAACCCATGAATTGCCCCTTTCATATAATGATCTACAAGACGGCGATAAGAAGCTACAGGGACCTGCCGCTCAGGTGGGCGGAGATAGGAACGGTTTACCGTTACGAGCGCTCGGGGGTGCTGCACGGCCTTCTAAGGGTAAGGGGATTCTCACAGGACGACGCGCATATATTCTGCAGGCCCGATCAGATTGAAGAAGAGGTGATCGGAGTTCTTGATCTGACCGTTCTATTCCTGAAAACATTCGGTTTTGACGATTACGAGATCTATCTCTCTACCATGCCCGAGAAATTTGTCGGTACCGAGGAAGGCTGGGACAGGGCGACGGCCGCGTTAAAGAACGCTCTTGAGGCCAAGGGAATTGATTACGAGATTGATGAGGGCGGCGGCGCCTTCTACGGTCCAAAAATCGATATCAAGATAAAAGATGTTTTAGGCAGAGCTTGGCAGTGCTCGACAGTTCAGGTAGATTTTAACCTTCCCGATAGGTTCGATATGAGTTTTATCGGTGAGGATAACAGCCGCCATAGAACTATAATGATTCACCGGGCCATATTCGGGTCTATGGAGAGGTTTTTCGGCGTACTCATAGAGCATTACGGCGGGGCCTTTCCGGTATGGCTGAGTCCCGTTCAGGTGCGTATTGCTACCATAGGGGACGAGCAAGCGCCGTATGCGGAAGAGATATATAAAGTCTTGAGAGGTAGAGATATAAGAGCAGAAAAAGACATAAGAAACGAGAAGCTCGGATTAAAGGTCAGAGAAGCGCAGCTTGAGAAGATTCCCTACCTCCTTGTTGTAGGCAAAAAGGAGATGGAGTCGGGAACTGTGGCTCCGAGAAAGCTGGGAGGCGAGAATATTTCTCCGATGAAGGTCGAGGAGTTTGTAAGCCATATAGAAAATGAACTTGATCCTCAAACTTGGAGGGAGGTAGAACAGAGATAA
- the ftsY gene encoding signal recognition particle-docking protein FtsY — MEEILSVFNTIPSPYSDLAAVAVIFAIIALISLVITFLFEEKPAKEAPEGEKEQPVQYEAEGIKEAEEAEGIKAPPSEEFQAPREEAGIEEIAEPEIREVETEEIDDITGAELPEESPAVQAAEELREEQQPVEAVVEEIEETKEGLFARLRKGLSKTHTGLFGRLNEVLSKGEIDESVWDDFEETLIMADLGVSTTMKLREKIESDLEKNSLSDTSSITGGLKGEILRILKNAEGNPITADEKPFVVMVAGVNGVGKTTTIGKLANKLKKENNKVMVAAGDTFRAAATEQLEIWSKRVGTDFIKGQSGADPSSVAFDAVKAASARGMDILIIDTAGRLHTKGNLMDEIKKMKRVISKELEKAPHETLLVLDATTGQNAIQQAKMFNEALDVTGIVLTKLDGTAKGGVIVAIADELNIPVKYIGIGESLSDLREFHAEEFVEALFYSGDETLH; from the coding sequence ATGGAAGAAATATTATCGGTATTTAACACTATTCCCAGTCCGTATTCGGACCTGGCGGCGGTAGCTGTAATATTCGCAATCATAGCTCTGATTTCTTTGGTTATCACCTTCCTGTTCGAAGAAAAACCGGCAAAAGAGGCTCCCGAGGGGGAAAAGGAACAACCGGTCCAGTACGAGGCTGAGGGGATTAAGGAAGCGGAAGAGGCTGAAGGGATTAAAGCGCCTCCGAGCGAAGAATTCCAAGCGCCGCGTGAAGAAGCAGGAATCGAGGAAATAGCGGAGCCCGAAATCAGGGAAGTTGAAACAGAAGAAATAGATGACATAACGGGGGCGGAATTACCGGAAGAGAGCCCTGCGGTTCAGGCAGCGGAAGAATTGAGAGAGGAACAGCAGCCGGTCGAAGCGGTAGTTGAGGAAATAGAAGAAACAAAAGAGGGGCTCTTCGCGAGGCTCCGGAAGGGTTTATCCAAAACCCATACGGGACTTTTCGGCAGGCTCAACGAGGTGCTTTCGAAGGGGGAAATAGACGAGAGCGTATGGGACGATTTCGAAGAGACCCTTATAATGGCCGACCTGGGAGTAAGCACGACAATGAAGCTGAGGGAAAAGATAGAATCCGATTTGGAGAAGAACTCCCTGAGCGACACAAGCTCTATTACAGGCGGGCTTAAAGGAGAAATACTCAGGATATTAAAGAATGCTGAAGGAAATCCGATCACGGCAGATGAAAAACCGTTTGTGGTAATGGTGGCCGGAGTCAACGGTGTCGGTAAAACAACCACAATAGGAAAGCTGGCAAACAAGCTTAAAAAAGAAAACAACAAGGTTATGGTGGCCGCGGGGGACACATTCAGAGCGGCAGCGACGGAACAGCTTGAAATCTGGTCCAAAAGGGTCGGAACGGATTTTATCAAGGGGCAGAGCGGAGCAGACCCTTCGTCGGTTGCTTTCGACGCCGTCAAAGCGGCTTCGGCACGGGGAATGGACATTCTAATTATAGATACCGCAGGCAGACTCCATACCAAGGGAAACCTGATGGACGAGATAAAGAAAATGAAGAGGGTCATTTCCAAAGAGCTCGAAAAAGCCCCTCACGAAACACTGCTTGTGCTGGACGCAACCACGGGTCAGAACGCAATCCAGCAGGCAAAGATGTTTAACGAAGCCCTTGATGTAACGGGAATCGTCCTCACAAAACTCGACGGAACGGCGAAAGGCGGCGTGATCGTGGCTATAGCGGACGAGCTGAACATACCCGTCAAGTATATAGGTATTGGAGAAAGCCTGAGCGACCTGAGAGAGTTTCACGCGGAGGAATTCGTGGAGGCCCTGTTTTATTCCGGGGATGAAACCCTGCATTAA
- a CDS encoding DUF2103 domain-containing protein, producing the protein MKHRKNKIKRQHSIIKGLQNFLETNVSPNEFVESVIPGEIKVGKTTGENLVVRYKYATVSGAKLIARSGNSVQEVFVVTSEPEKLKEIIANSQKRG; encoded by the coding sequence ATGAAACACAGAAAGAATAAAATAAAACGCCAGCACAGCATAATTAAAGGGCTTCAAAATTTCCTGGAAACGAATGTTTCGCCGAATGAGTTTGTCGAGTCGGTAATTCCGGGTGAAATCAAGGTCGGAAAAACGACCGGCGAAAACCTGGTGGTTCGTTACAAGTACGCCACAGTGAGCGGGGCGAAATTAATCGCAAGAAGCGGGAATTCGGTGCAGGAGGTATTTGTTGTTACGAGTGAGCCCGAAAAGCTAAAAGAGATAATTGCGAATTCCCAGAAAAGGGGTTAA
- the dnaE gene encoding DNA polymerase III subunit alpha yields the protein MSKGFVHLHLHSQYSLLDGAIKFDDLFPQAKEFGMEAVALTDHGNLFGAYDFYKNAKDTGVKPIIGCELYVTPKINPENPAEGKTHHITVLSMNRAGYQNLSRLVTKAYFDGFYRRPRVDHELLGEHNEGLIVLSGCLNSELSKAIFSKDIKAALNVASLYREIFGDRYYLEVQATGLPEQKRVNKKVREIGEKLGIPIVATNDCHFLRKEDSRPHDALLCIQTGSSLEDENRFKFQGDQYYLKSEGEMLRDLEGFEDAIQKTAEIADRCNFEFERNGYKLPEFEIEGDMSLDEYLAEHAREKLGERIDENGINDQKIGVYEERLETEIEIIQKMGFSGYFLVVADFINYAKSNGIPVGPGRGSAAGSLVAYALGITEVDPIPYKLIFERFLNPERISMPDIDIDFCGEGRDEVIKYVTKKYGADKVAQIGTFGTMSAKAVVKDVGRVLGIPYADVDRISKLIPSFRGKVFSIEKAISSVPQIKELIDGSPRLKEMIELARPLENMVRHSSTHAAGIVIANEPLADHIPLYKGSKNEIVTQFDMNTIEELGFVKFDFLGLKTLTVIDKAIKLIHENYGKEGGKNFDINKIPLDDPEVYALLSSGRTRGIFQIESSGMKELLMKLQPTDFEDIIAVLALYRPGPLDSGMVDEYIDRKHGRKKIQYPLPDLQEILKDTYGLFVYQEQIMQTASAIAEYSLGEADLLRRAMGKKKPAEMKAQRERFLKGAKQKGIKDKKAKEIFDAMEKFAEYSFNKSHSTAYALITYQTAYLKTHYPAEFMAALMTVEANNTDKVISSITECKQMGIPVLAPDVNVSLDGFTASGGSIRFGLSGIKNVGEGTVEAIINARREKGNFDSIFNFCELVEARRLNRRTFESLIKSGAFDSLGVNRGSLMESIDTLLSFTSIKQKSSVEGQHSLFALNDSVSMPALEEMEEWEEKQLLRYEMDVLGFYVTSHPMAKYASEIRRSIDSIDTESLSEIREKREVAVAGVVRSLTVKHTKSGKGIFGNLVLEDLKGSVEVVIFNDLLRKSLPILEEKVDPVIVKGVVEPSEDRVKMRATEILSLRELRNGSTVHINLTSETSKKDKFLQLRDIFNSYPGDSMVHLHLSTETCEAVLEVGDVRVDVQDNFISEVESLLGKNCLRFV from the coding sequence ATGTCCAAAGGTTTTGTCCATCTCCATCTCCACTCACAGTACTCACTGCTCGACGGTGCGATAAAGTTCGATGACCTCTTTCCCCAGGCAAAAGAGTTCGGCATGGAGGCGGTCGCGCTGACCGATCACGGAAACCTCTTCGGCGCTTACGATTTTTACAAGAACGCGAAGGATACGGGCGTTAAACCTATAATCGGCTGCGAGCTGTATGTAACACCCAAAATCAACCCTGAGAACCCCGCCGAGGGGAAGACACACCACATTACGGTCTTATCAATGAACAGGGCAGGTTATCAGAACCTCTCGAGACTCGTCACAAAAGCCTACTTCGACGGTTTTTACAGGAGGCCCAGGGTAGATCACGAGCTCCTGGGCGAACACAACGAAGGACTCATCGTGCTGAGCGGCTGTCTAAACAGCGAGCTTTCAAAAGCGATATTCAGTAAGGATATCAAAGCCGCCCTCAATGTAGCTTCATTGTACAGGGAAATTTTCGGCGACAGGTATTATCTGGAGGTACAGGCCACGGGGCTTCCGGAGCAGAAAAGGGTTAACAAGAAAGTAAGAGAAATCGGTGAAAAGCTGGGCATCCCCATTGTAGCTACGAACGACTGCCACTTTCTCAGAAAAGAGGACTCGAGGCCCCATGACGCCCTTCTCTGCATACAGACAGGGTCGTCCCTAGAGGACGAAAACCGGTTCAAATTTCAGGGAGATCAGTACTATCTCAAGTCCGAAGGGGAAATGCTAAGGGACCTTGAGGGGTTTGAAGACGCTATACAGAAAACCGCGGAGATTGCCGATAGATGCAATTTCGAGTTTGAACGAAACGGATACAAGCTTCCCGAGTTCGAGATTGAGGGGGATATGTCTCTGGATGAGTACCTGGCTGAGCACGCCAGAGAAAAGCTCGGGGAAAGAATCGATGAAAACGGCATTAATGACCAGAAAATCGGAGTTTACGAGGAAAGGCTTGAGACCGAAATAGAGATAATACAGAAAATGGGTTTTTCCGGATATTTTCTTGTCGTGGCCGATTTTATCAATTACGCGAAATCAAACGGCATCCCCGTAGGTCCCGGCAGGGGAAGCGCCGCGGGGAGCCTTGTCGCTTACGCCCTCGGCATAACCGAAGTCGATCCCATCCCGTATAAACTGATTTTCGAGAGGTTCCTGAATCCCGAGCGTATAAGCATGCCGGACATCGATATCGATTTCTGCGGCGAGGGAAGGGACGAGGTAATCAAATATGTAACGAAGAAGTACGGCGCCGATAAAGTCGCCCAGATCGGGACATTCGGAACCATGTCGGCAAAGGCCGTGGTAAAGGATGTGGGCAGGGTTCTGGGGATACCTTATGCCGATGTGGACAGGATTTCTAAATTGATACCGTCCTTCAGGGGTAAAGTTTTCAGTATCGAAAAGGCTATTTCCAGCGTTCCCCAGATAAAGGAGCTAATCGACGGCTCCCCCCGGCTAAAGGAGATGATCGAGCTTGCGCGGCCTCTCGAAAATATGGTGAGGCACTCCTCGACCCATGCTGCCGGGATCGTCATAGCCAATGAACCTTTAGCGGACCACATCCCACTGTACAAAGGCTCGAAGAATGAAATCGTAACCCAGTTCGACATGAACACGATCGAAGAGCTGGGTTTCGTTAAGTTCGATTTCCTTGGTCTCAAGACCCTGACTGTGATCGACAAGGCGATTAAGCTCATTCATGAGAACTACGGAAAAGAAGGCGGAAAAAATTTCGATATAAATAAAATACCGCTCGATGACCCCGAGGTTTACGCCCTGCTCTCTAGCGGCAGGACGCGCGGAATATTCCAGATTGAATCTTCAGGCATGAAAGAGCTCCTGATGAAGCTTCAGCCGACAGACTTTGAAGACATAATCGCCGTGCTCGCCCTCTATCGCCCGGGGCCCCTCGACAGCGGAATGGTCGATGAATACATTGACCGTAAACACGGGAGGAAGAAGATACAGTATCCCCTGCCGGACCTGCAAGAAATTCTAAAGGATACATATGGTCTCTTCGTATATCAGGAGCAGATAATGCAGACGGCGAGCGCCATTGCCGAGTACAGCCTCGGAGAAGCGGATCTCTTGAGGCGCGCCATGGGCAAGAAAAAGCCCGCGGAGATGAAGGCCCAAAGGGAAAGGTTCCTGAAAGGCGCTAAACAAAAGGGTATAAAGGACAAAAAGGCAAAGGAAATTTTCGATGCCATGGAAAAATTCGCGGAATATTCATTTAACAAAAGCCACAGCACCGCCTATGCGTTGATAACCTATCAAACGGCATATCTCAAAACACACTACCCCGCCGAATTCATGGCTGCCCTTATGACTGTGGAAGCGAATAATACGGATAAAGTCATATCCAGCATCACCGAGTGCAAACAAATGGGAATCCCGGTACTCGCCCCCGACGTAAACGTGAGCCTGGACGGATTCACCGCGTCCGGCGGAAGCATAAGATTCGGACTCTCGGGAATAAAAAATGTAGGCGAGGGGACGGTCGAAGCAATAATTAACGCCAGGCGCGAAAAAGGCAATTTCGATTCGATATTTAATTTCTGCGAGCTTGTAGAAGCCAGACGGCTTAACAGGAGAACTTTCGAGAGCCTTATAAAGAGCGGCGCGTTCGATTCCCTCGGCGTCAACAGAGGGAGTTTGATGGAATCCATAGACACGCTTCTCAGCTTTACGTCCATAAAGCAGAAGAGCTCCGTAGAGGGTCAGCACTCGCTCTTCGCTCTGAACGATTCCGTTTCCATGCCCGCTCTTGAGGAAATGGAAGAGTGGGAGGAAAAACAGCTACTCAGATATGAGATGGATGTGCTCGGCTTTTATGTCACCAGCCATCCGATGGCTAAATACGCCTCCGAAATAAGGAGGTCGATTGACAGCATCGATACGGAGTCCCTCTCCGAAATCAGAGAAAAGCGCGAAGTTGCGGTCGCAGGGGTTGTACGCTCGCTTACCGTTAAGCACACGAAAAGCGGTAAGGGCATTTTCGGCAATCTGGTTCTCGAAGACTTAAAAGGGTCCGTAGAGGTAGTTATTTTTAATGACCTGTTAAGGAAATCCCTTCCGATACTGGAGGAAAAAGTCGATCCTGTGATTGTAAAGGGCGTGGTCGAGCCCAGTGAAGACAGAGTTAAGATGAGAGCAACCGAGATTCTCTCATTAAGAGAGCTCAGAAACGGCTCGACTGTTCATATAAATCTGACATCTGAGACCTCGAAGAAGGATAAGTTCCTGCAGTTGAGGGATATTTTTAACAGCTATCCCGGTGATTCCATGGTCCATCTGCACCTGTCGACGGAAACCTGTGAAGCGGTTCTAGAGGTAGGGGACGTGCGTGTAGATGTCCAGGATAATTTTATTAGTGAGGTTGAGAGCCTGTTGGGGAAAAACTGCTTGAGATTCGTTTAA